The following is a genomic window from Deltaproteobacteria bacterium.
AAAAGGCGAACTCCGGCGACCAACGGGGCGTCCGGGGGGCCGAGACCAGCCGCATCCCGGTCTCCTCGGGGCGATTCCCGCCTTTCCGCTTGTTGCAGGGGATGCAGCTGCAGACGATGTTCTCCCAGTTGGTCTTTCCCCCCTGGGAGCGAGGCACCACGTGGTCCAGGTTGAGTTCGCTGCTGTGGAACGGCTTTCCGCAATACTGGCAGGTATTGCGGTCCCGAACGAAGATGTTGCGCCGGCTGAACCGGACGTTGCGCCGCGGTACCCGGTCGTACGCGACGAGGACCACCACGCGCGGGATCCGGACCACCCTCCCCACGACGCCGATGGCGGGGTCCCCGGCGGCCACCGCCAGGGCGCTCCACGACGGGTAGTCGAACGTCTCGTACTGCCCGTTGATCGCCCGGGCAAGCCCCGAGTACAGCAGGCAGAAGGCCCGTCGCGCGTTCGTGACGTGGACCGGGAAATACCCCCGGTTCAGAACAAGGACGCTGGAGTTCAGCATCGGGCAACCAACGGTTTCATGGTGGCTCCTACTCTACCCATCGTACGGAGGTCGGTCAATCGTTCTTCCCGGCCTCGCTTACCGCCGCGGCAAGCTCCGGAACCTCGTCGTCCCGGACGGTCCGCAGATCGAGGAGCACCTTCCCCTTCCCGACCCGGGCGACCACCGGAGGCGCCCCCCGGCGCAGCCGCTCTTCGAGGACCGCTTCCGGAATCCGCGGGTGCGAAACGGCGACGCGGGCGGTCGGAAGGAAGATGTCGGGAAGGGCGCCGCCGCCGGGAGAGGTCCCGCCCTGCTCAATGGTCAGGGACAGTTCGGCCCCGGAGGCGCGGATCGCCCGCACGAGGCGGCGCGCCCTGGCGCGCACCCGTTCCTCGGGTTCGAGGAGCATCCGGAGGACGGGAACCCGGTCCCGCGCCCGGCGTTCGTCCGCATAGAGGCGAAGGACCGCCGAGAGCGCGGCGAGGCACATCTTGTCGACCCGGAGCGCCCGGGAGAGCGGGTGCCTTTTCAGCGGCGCGACCAGGTCTTCCTTCCCGAGGATGATCCCCGCCTGCGGTCCCCCCAGGAGCTTGTCCCCGCTCGCGGTCACGATCCCCGGGCCGGCGGACAGGGCCTGCCTCAGGGACACCGCGCCGGGAATGCCGTGCGGCGCGAGATCGATCAGCGCCCCCGATCCCTGGTCCTCCATGACCGGGATCCCCGCGCGCTCCCCCAGGCGGGCGAGGTCGGCGGTGCGGACTTCCTCGGTGAACCCGTGAACGGAGAAGTTGGACGGGTGAACCTTGAGCAGGAGCGCGGTCTGCCCCGTGACGGCGTTCTCATAATCGGAAAGGCGCGTCCGGTTCGTGGTCCCCACCTCGACCAGCCGGGCGCCGCTCTCCGCCATGATGTCGGGGATCCGGAACGACCCGCCGATCTCGACGAGCTCGCCGCGGCTGACGATCACTTCCCGCCCCCGGGCGTGGCCCGCGAGACAGAGCAGCACCGCGGCGGCGTTGTTGTTGACGACGTGGGCGCACTCGGCGCCGGTCAGGGCGCGCAGCATCCCCTCGACGTGCGAGAGGCGGGACGATCGTTCCCCCGCCGCGAGGTCGAACTCGAGGTTCGAATACCCCCGGGCGGTGTCGAGGACCGCGGCAAGCGCCTCCCCGGGCAACGGCGCGCGCCCGAGGTTGGTGTGGACGACGATCCCGGCGGCGTTGATCACCCGGCGCATCGGGAGGGACTCCCTCGACGCGATCTCTCCCGGGAGCGTCGAGAGGATCCGATCGGTCCACGCCTCGCGCGAGAGCGGAACCCGTTCCTCGCCGACGGCGGCGCGGGCGGCGCCGACCACCTCACGAAGCGCGTCCACCACCACGGCACGGGGATGGGATCGCAGGAGCGCGCGGGCGGCGTCGCTCGCCAGCAGGGACGCGACGGAGGGGAGGCTGCGGAGTCGTCGGGAATCGGGCATCGCCGACGGCGGATCAGACCTTCGCCAATTCCCGGAGAAGGAGTTTCTTGCCGTAGAGGGCGTTCTTGCGCACGAGCTCCTCGGCGAGCTCCGGGTCGCGCTTGCGGAACGCGTCGATGATCTCCCAATGCTGCCGGATCGACCCCTCGATCTTCCCCGGCATGGCGAGGATCAGGCGGAAGCGCCGGAACTGCATGACCAGGTTCTGCACGATCGCGTGGAGCTTCTCGTTCCCGCACGAGCGCAGGAAGATGTCGTGGAACTCGTTGTGCAGATCGAGCAGCCGGCGAAGGTCCTTCTTCTGCGACGCGGCCTCGATCTGGCGGTTGACCGTCTCCATCTTCGTCAGGTCGGACTCTTTAAGGGTCTTGACCGCGCACCGCGCCGCGTACCCCTCGAGGACCATCTTCAGGTCGTAGAAGTCGGCGATGTCCTGCGGCGACAGGGAGGCGACGATGGCCCCCTTGCGCGGCACCACGGTGATGAAGCCCTCCGACTCCAGCTGACGGAACGCCTCCCGGATCGGCGTCCGGCTGATCCCGAACTTGTCGGCCAGTTCCGGTTCCGCGATGCGGGTGCCGGGGGCCAGTTGACCGTTGACGATGGCGTTGCGGATCGTCTCGACGATCCGTTCGCGAAGCGTCATGTGGTTGTCGATCCGGATTTTCAGTTTTTTCAATGGGTTACCCCTGCTCCAGGAAATGAACGGCATTTTATTATGTATACAGTATGCATAAAAAATGTCAACCCCGGAATTTGCGTCCACTTGCGCTGGATCCCGGGATACGTTACTTCTATTTTTTGTCCGGAAATCCCGCCGGGAGGCACGCCATGCCCTGGGTCGTCCACTCCACCGTCCCCTACCCCATGCTGAAGGAGCCGGACACGCCGCGGATGCTGTCGGACGCCGGCGTCGGGCCGGAGATCTATCTCTCGGGGGCGACCCTCGACGCGATCACCCCGGTCGAAGCGGAAACCGTTGCGGAGAGGCTGCGGAAGGCGGGGATCCGCTCTCTGTCGTTCCATGCCCCCTTCGAGGACGTGTGGCCCGGCGCGCGCGACGAGGAGGCGCGGCGGTTCGCCGTGCGCCGCATCAAAGGCGCGATCGCCCTCGCTCCGGTCTTCCGCCCCGCCGGGATCGTTCTCCACGGCGGGTATTACGACTGGCTCTTCGACTTCCAGCCGGAAAAGTGGTTCGCCCCGGCCCGGCGCTCGTTCGGAGAACTCGCCGAAGCGGCGGAGAAGGCGGGAACCGACCTGTTCGTGGAGAACGTCTTCGACGAGATCCCCGACCACCTGCTCCGCCTGCGGGAGGCGGTGGGCTCTCCCCGCCTCCACTTCTGCTTCGACCCGGGGCACGCGACGCTCTTCTCCCGCCTGCCGGTCCACAAGTGGGCGGAGGCGTTCGGGGAGGGGATCCGGCTGATGCACGTGCACGACAACCGGGGACGGCGGGACGATCACCTTCCGGTGGGCGAGGGGAGGATCAACTTCCGGGGGGTGCTGCTGGCGGTTCGGGACGCGGGGGCCCACCCGATCCTCACGGTGGAACCGCACCGCAGGGAACACTTCGCGCGCAGCGTGGCGGGACTTCACGCGATCCTCGCGACAATCTGAGTCCTGACCGATCACGCGTTCCCTGAGAGGAATTCGAGCGCCTCCTTTTCCGTCTCGAAGGAACGGACGTATTTCGCCAGCCCTGTCACCCGGAAAAGATCGCGGTTGATCCGGCTCACCTCGCAGA
Proteins encoded in this region:
- a CDS encoding HNH endonuclease — encoded protein: MLNSSVLVLNRGYFPVHVTNARRAFCLLYSGLARAINGQYETFDYPSWSALAVAAGDPAIGVVGRVVRIPRVVVLVAYDRVPRRNVRFSRRNIFVRDRNTCQYCGKPFHSSELNLDHVVPRSQGGKTNWENIVCSCIPCNKRKGGNRPEETGMRLVSAPRTPRWSPEFAFSLRTPIHREWVPFLNVVDFTYWNLELQD
- the selA gene encoding L-seryl-tRNA(Sec) selenium transferase, with translation MPDSRRLRSLPSVASLLASDAARALLRSHPRAVVVDALREVVGAARAAVGEERVPLSREAWTDRILSTLPGEIASRESLPMRRVINAAGIVVHTNLGRAPLPGEALAAVLDTARGYSNLEFDLAAGERSSRLSHVEGMLRALTGAECAHVVNNNAAAVLLCLAGHARGREVIVSRGELVEIGGSFRIPDIMAESGARLVEVGTTNRTRLSDYENAVTGQTALLLKVHPSNFSVHGFTEEVRTADLARLGERAGIPVMEDQGSGALIDLAPHGIPGAVSLRQALSAGPGIVTASGDKLLGGPQAGIILGKEDLVAPLKRHPLSRALRVDKMCLAALSAVLRLYADERRARDRVPVLRMLLEPEERVRARARRLVRAIRASGAELSLTIEQGGTSPGGGALPDIFLPTARVAVSHPRIPEAVLEERLRRGAPPVVARVGKGKVLLDLRTVRDDEVPELAAAVSEAGKND
- a CDS encoding GntR family transcriptional regulator gives rise to the protein MKKLKIRIDNHMTLRERIVETIRNAIVNGQLAPGTRIAEPELADKFGISRTPIREAFRQLESEGFITVVPRKGAIVASLSPQDIADFYDLKMVLEGYAARCAVKTLKESDLTKMETVNRQIEAASQKKDLRRLLDLHNEFHDIFLRSCGNEKLHAIVQNLVMQFRRFRLILAMPGKIEGSIRQHWEIIDAFRKRDPELAEELVRKNALYGKKLLLRELAKV
- a CDS encoding sugar phosphate isomerase/epimerase encodes the protein MPWVVHSTVPYPMLKEPDTPRMLSDAGVGPEIYLSGATLDAITPVEAETVAERLRKAGIRSLSFHAPFEDVWPGARDEEARRFAVRRIKGAIALAPVFRPAGIVLHGGYYDWLFDFQPEKWFAPARRSFGELAEAAEKAGTDLFVENVFDEIPDHLLRLREAVGSPRLHFCFDPGHATLFSRLPVHKWAEAFGEGIRLMHVHDNRGRRDDHLPVGEGRINFRGVLLAVRDAGAHPILTVEPHRREHFARSVAGLHAILATI